The Zygosaccharomyces rouxii strain CBS732 chromosome A complete sequence genome window below encodes:
- the PRP3 gene encoding U4/U6-U5 snRNP complex subunit PRP3 (weakly similar to uniprot|Q03338 Saccharomyces cerevisiae YDR473C PRP3 Splicing factor component of the U4/U6-U5 snRNP complex), giving the protein MPAKKDDSAKGRNRGLQTEINPLLLSSNPNLIRRQYRGQNPYLSTYGVEDKKIRKRFEKGLKFHEKGEISANIERERELLKAEKEQELKRREFEAQRREEVRKKVECGELPDTSIGEEKFAPREVPIVEWWDKPFLDDQLNILSKYTADTIAADDEESEDEDDERPSIRYVEHPVPIKADSSRPVAKVYLTKSEQKRIRRNRRKLQREEHETRIKMGLEPKLEPKVSLRNMMSVYENNQNITDPTAWESTVRQQVASRKRKHEEMNAARHEEAQQNKKAKNETITPGDHCKVFRFQNLSNPRIRFKLKTNAQQLSLKGLCLRVGENGSGIIVIVGSEKSCKFYDKLVTRRIHWDETFENKETHETADMSGNHAEKVWEGEWEGPSWGPFFMKICQDRQEMEELLRQRNAEHLITSINGK; this is encoded by the coding sequence ATGCCAGCAAAGAAAGATGACTCCGCTAAGGGTCGTAACCGTGGATTACAAACTGAAATTAATCCTCTCTTATTGTCGTCCAACCCAAATCTAATCAGAAGACAGTATCGAGGACAAAATCCATATTTAAGCACATATGGTGTCGAGGATAAAAAGATACGTAAAAGGTTTGAAAAAGGTTTAAAATTCCATGAAAAAGGTGAAATTAGTGCCAATATTGAGCGTGAGAGAGAACTGCTGAAGGCTGAAAAGGAACAGGAACTCAAAAGGAGGGAATTTGAAGCACAGCGTCGAGAAGAGGTGAGGAAGAAAGTGGAATGTGGTGAATTGCCAGATACCAGTATTGGCGAAGAGAAATTTGCACCTAGAGAAGTTCCAATAGTGGAATGGTGGGACAAACCATTTTTAGATGATCAATTAAACATTTTATCCAAGTATACCGCTGATACAATTGCCGCcgacgatgaagaaagtGAGGATGAGGACGATGAACGTCCTTCCATTAGATACGTCGAACATCCTGTACCTATAAAAGCTGATAGTTCTCGACCTGTGGCTAAAGTTTATTTGACTAAAAGTGAACAGAAAAGGATTCGTCGTAATAGAAGGAAATTGCAACGGGAGGAACATGAGACAAGGATTAAGATGGGGTTGGAACCGAAACTTGAGCCCAAAGTATCATTGAGGAATATGATGAGCGTTTATGAAAATAACCAAAACATTACGGACCCTACAGCATGGGAATCGACTGTGAGACAGCAAGTAGCatcaagaaagagaaaacacGAAGAGATGAATGCCGCTAGACATGAAGAAGCGCAACAGAACAAAAAAGCTAAGAACGAGACCATAACTCCTGGTGATCATTGTAAAGTGTTCCGATTTCAGAACTTGAGTAACCCTCGTATAAGATTTAAACTAAAGACCAACGCCCAACAGCTCTCGTTAAAAGGATTATGTCTTAGAgttggtgaaaatggtaGCGGAATCATTGTTATCGTGGGCAGCGAGAAGTCCTGTAAATTCTATGATAAACTAGTCACTAGAAGAATCCATTGggatgaaacttttgagAACAAAGAGACACATGAAACCGCTGATATGAGCGGAAACCATGCCGAGAAAGTATGGGAAGGTGAATGGGAAGGACCATCATGGGGACCGTTTTTCATGAAAATATGTCAAGACAGACAAGAGATGGAAGAGTTACTGCGACAGCGTAACGCCGAACATTTGATAACGTCAATCAATGGCAAATGA
- a CDS encoding dipeptidyl-peptidase III (similar to uniprot|Q08225 Saccharomyces cerevisiae YOL057W Hypothetical ORF): protein MVNSVADRDAPISMLSVRDYFPQLSKQKQLYAHYMSKASHAGTRIVLRQVSKESESIYDTLLYVHLQLDGNYPDEPETKLYLDYFSQFLSNLGNYKSFGDAKFVPGCSKEFFTKILKSASLKLENPPPSGSKDFNTLGQLVDEGIYFINEKIAFLGYPSEGFVSSYYLGGKVSAEDMALLKQEVFGRLGILPENTRIEKLKEKEFAIWVASENKTNTLAPTYPNSNFTLSNGSTVSFKFGDHSRELGIVASYLQKAKEYAANDTQRHMLDQYIDHFTSGSSHAHKEAQKLWVKDISPAIETNIGFIETYREPSGIIGEFESLVAIQNEERTAKFSTLVSNAQDFITLLPWDSAFEKNEFHPPDFTSIEVLTFAGSGIPAGINIPNYDDVRLNVGFKNVSLGNILSASAKGSSTHPPSFIAPEDRPIYDKCQGDSFEVQVGIHELLGHGSGKLLSETKDGFNFDKENPPLGLDGKPVTTYYKLGETWGSKFSSVAGSFEECRAEVIAMYLITNRKLLEIFGFKTKEDQDNIIYAGYLQMARAGLLALEYWDPESGKWGQPHMQARFSIMKTFLKHSPNPKFLQIEPLDDGKDLVIRLDKSLIETAGHECVKDYLQHLHIYKSTADVENGSKYYNERSQVTPDLAKLRDLVVSKRLPRKQFVQANTILTPSGEVELKEYEETPFGLIKSFIERET from the coding sequence atggtCAATTCAGTCGCTGATCGTGATGCTCCTATTTCTATGCTATCAGTTAGGGATTACTTCCCTCAATTGTCAAAACAGAAGCAGCTGTACGCTCATTATATGTCAAAAGCATCTCATGCGggaacaagaattgttctAAGACAGGTTTCCAAAGAGAGTGAATCGATTTACGATACTTTGCTATAcgttcatcttcaattggATGGTAATTATCCTGACGAACCCGAGACTAAATTGTATCTAGACTActtttctcaatttttgtCAAATTTAGGGAACTACAAATCGTTTGGTGATGCTAAATTTGTTCCTGGATGCTCAAAGGAAttctttaccaaaattttgaaaagtgcttctttaaaattggaaaatccACCTCCATCTGGctccaaagatttcaacACTCTTGGACAATTGGTCGATGAGGGCATCTACTtcattaatgaaaaaattgcaTTCCTAGGTTATCCATCCGAGGGGTTTGTGTCCTCATATTatcttggtggtaaagtttCTGCTGAAGATATGGCTCTGCTGAAGCAAGAAGTCTTTGGTAGACTGGGGATCTTGCCTGAAAACACaaggattgaaaaattgaaggagAAGGAATTTGCCATTTGGGTTGCATCTGAGAATAAAACCAATACATTGGCACCAACTTATCCAAACTCCAATTTCACTCTATCCAATGGCTCTACCGTAAGTTTTAAATTTGGTGATCACTCAAGAGAATTGGGAATCGTAGCTTCTTATTTACAAAAAGCTAAAGAATACGCTGCCAATGACACTCAACGCCATATGCTTGATCAATACATTGATCATTTTACTTCTGGTTCTTCCCATGCCCACAAAGAAGCGCAAAAATTGTGGGTTAAAGACATTTCACCTGCCATTGAAACTAACATCGGTTTCATTGAAACTTATAGAGAACCTTCAGGTatcattggtgaatttgaatCCCTAGTGGCTATTcaaaatgaagaaagaacCGCGAAGTTTTCGACTTTGGTTTCCAATGCCCAAGATTTTATCACCTTGTTGCCATGGGATTCAGCATTTGagaaaaatgaattccATCCACCAGATTTCACTTCTATAGAGGTTCTCACTTTTGCAGGTTCAGGAATTCCTGCAGGTATTAACATCCCTAATTATGACGATGTGAGACTTAACGTTGGGTTCAAAAATGTTTCCCTAGGTAACATTTTGAGTGCAAGCGCCAAGGGTTCATCTACTCACCCACCAAGTTTCATTGCACCTGAAGACCGCCCCATTTACGATAAGTGCCAAGGAGACTCATTCGAAGTCCAAGTTGGTATTCATGAATTGTTAGGACATGGTTCTGGTAAATTGTTGAGTGAAACCAAGGACGGGTTTAATTTCGATAAGGAGAATCCACCATTAGGTCTCGATGGTAAACCGGTAACTACTTACTACAAATTGGGTGAAACCTGGGGGTCAAAATTCAGTTCCGTTGCAGgatcatttgaagaatgtCGTGCCGAAGTCATTGCCATGTACTTAATCACTAACCGTAAATTGTTGGAAATCTTTGGATTCAAAACTaaagaagatcaagataACATCATTTATGCCGGTTATTTACAAATGGCTCGTGCTGGGTTATTGGCACTTGAATATTGGGACCCTGAGTCTGGTAAATGGGGCCAACCTCACATGCAAGCAAGATTCTCTATCATGAAGACCTTCTTAAAGCATTCACCAAACCCCAAGTTCCTCCAAATTGAACCATTGGATGACGGAAAAGACCTTGTTATCAGATTGGATAAATCCTTGATTGAAACCGCTGGTCACGAATGTGTCAAGGATTATTTACAACACTTGCACATTTACAAATCGACCGCGGATGTGGAAAATGGTTCTAAATACTACAACGAAAGATCACAAGTGACGCCAGATCTGGCCAAATTGAGAGACCTGGTGGTCTCCAAGAGATTGCCCAGAAAACAATTCGTCCAGGCCAACACTATCTTGACGCCAAGTGGTGAAGTCGAATTAAAAGAATATGAAGAAACGCCATTTGGAttaatcaaatcttttatAGAAAGAGAGACTTGA
- the SFM1 gene encoding protein-arginine N-methyltransferase SFM1 (highly similar to uniprot|Q12314 Saccharomyces cerevisiae YOR021C): MKYVIEHMEHGFSEWVTLEYAQIIREVGSENLILSSLPQGTETKDIPQQLLELGLRWTTCDLLHLRESFQDLVPLSNGRVCLLDPRASQDIQPDESASFDYFVFGGILGDHPPRDRTSEIKNQYPNLVVGRRLGDKQMTTDTAVRTTQLIVEKKVALDKIRFIDYPEFRFNANEATEMPFRYVIDEKGEPILPAGMMELIKKDSEQSLDDLL, from the coding sequence ATGAAGTACGTTATTGAACATATGGAGCATGGCTTCAGTGAGTGGGTCACATTGGAATATGCACAAATAATTAGAGAAGTTGGTTCTGAAAATTTAATATTGTCATCGCTCCCACAAGGTACGGAGACTAAAGACATACCGCAACAGCTGTTGGAATTGGGGCTAAGATGGACAACTTGCGATCTGTTACATTTACGGGAATCGTTTCAGGATCTGGTGCCATTGAGCAATGGTCGTGTCTGTCTGCTGGATCCAAGAGCGTCACAAGATATCCAACCTGATGAAAGCGCAAGTTTTGATTATTTTGTATTTGGGGGCATTTTGGGTGATCACCCACCGAGGGATCGTACAAGTGAAATTAAGAACCAATATCCGAATTTAGTTGTCGGGCGTCGTTTAGGTGATAAACAGATGACTACAGATACGGCCGTAAGAACCACACAACTAATAGTCGAGAAGAAGGTTGCACTAGACAAGATTAGATTCATTGATTATCCTGAGTTTCGGTTCAATGCAAATGAAGCGACTGAGATGCCATTTCGTTACGTAATTGACGAAAAGGGGGAGCCAATTCTGCCTGCAGGTATGAtggaattgatcaagaaaGATTCAGAACAGTCTTTGGATGATTTATTGTAG
- the ARG1 gene encoding argininosuccinate synthase (highly similar to uniprot|P22768 Saccharomyces cerevisiae YOL058W ARG1 Arginosuccinate synthetase catalyzes the formation of L-argininosuccinate from citrulline and L-aspartate in the arginine biosynthesis pathway potential Cdc28p substrate) translates to MSKGKVCLAYSGGLDTSVILAWLLEQGYEVVAFLANVGQEEDFDAAREKALKIGASKFVCVDCREDFVKDILFPAVQVNAVYEDVYLLGTSLARPVIAKAQIDVAEAEGCFAVSHGCTGKGNDQIRFELGFYALKPDVKVIAPWRLPEFFERFAGRKDLLEYAASKGIPVTQTKSKPWSTDENQAHISYEAGILEEPDTTPPKDMWKLITDPEDAPNKPQDLSIDFQEGLPVKVTYQDSEGKSHTVTSPSDIFLTVSNLGRANGVGRIDIVENRYINLKSRGCYEQAPLTILRKAHVDLEGLTVDREVRHLRDQFVTPTYSKLLYNGAYFTPECEYVRSMIKPSQTTVNGTVRMRLYKGNAMVLGRSSSTENLYDPTESSMDELTGFSPIDTSGFINIQAIRIKKYGESKKSKNQKFTL, encoded by the coding sequence ATGTCAAAGGGAAAGGTTTGTTTGGCTTATTCTGGTGGTTTAGACACCTCTGTTATCTTGGCTTGGTTGCTAGAACAAGGCTATGAAGTTGTTGCCTTTTTGGCCAACGTTggtcaagaagaagattttgacGCTGCTAGAGAAAAGGCATTGAAGATCGGTGCCTCCAAGTTCGTCTGTGTCGATTGTCGTGAAGATTTCGTCAAGGATATTCTATTCCCTGCTGTTCAAGTCAACGCCGTCTACGAAGATGTTTACCTACTAGGTACTTCTTTGGCAAGACCTGTTATCGCTAAGGCTCAAATTGACGTTGCTGAGGCTGAAGGTTGTTTTGCCGTCTCTCACGGTTGTACCGGTAAGGGTAATGACCAAATCAGATTCGAATTGGGTTTCTACGCTTTGAAACCTGATGTTAAAGTCATTGCTCCATGGAGATTGCcagaatttttcgaaaGGTTCGCTGGTAGAAAGGATCTTTTGGAATACGCTGCCTCTAAGGGTATCCCAGTGACTCAAACTAAGTCAAAGCCATGGTCTACTGATGAAAACCAAGCTCACATCTCTTATGAAGCTGGTATCTTGGAAGAACCTGACACCACTCCACCAAAGGATATGTGGAAGTTGATCACTGACCCTGAAGACGCTCCAAACAAACCGCAAGACTTGTCTATTGATTTCCAAGAGGGTCTTCCAGTCAAGGTCACCTACCAGGACAGCGAAGGTAAGAGTCACACCGTTACTTCTCCATCCGACATCTTCCTAACCGTCTCAAATTTGGGAAGAGCCAATGGTGTTGGTAGAATCGATATTGTCGAAAACCGTTACATCAACTTGAAATCAAGAGGTTGTTACGAACAAGCCCCATTGACCATCTTGAGAAAGGCCCATGTCGATTTGGAAGGTTTGACCGTTGATCGTGAAGTTCGTCATTTGAGAGATCAATTCGTTACTCCAACTTACTCCAAATTGCTTTACAACGGTGCCTACTTCACTCCAGAATGTGAATACGTCAGATCTATGATTAAGCCATCTCAAACTACCGTTAACGGTACTGTTAGAATGAGACTTTACAAGGGTAACGCCATGGTTTTGGGTAGATCTTCTTCCACCGAAAACTTGTACGATCCAACTGAATCATCTATGGACGAACTAACAGGATTCTCTCCAATTGATACATCTGGTTTCATTAACATTCAAGCTATTAGAATTAAGAAATACGGTGAATCTAAGAAGAGCAAGAACCAGAAGTTTACTTTGTAG
- the JIP4 gene encoding Jip4p (some similarities with uniprot|Q99248 Saccharomyces cerevisiae YOR019W): MSVQNDNDDVLKNAYRHIKLYADLSEVNAKHPKYNPNDERQFRPCVSFNTVPLTLGSSALDDPLADFPGVQIPPEFSLDDLCSNEGIARTVANTHNDYYSPRGPASQNKRLTHKSLAESFKRSENGKIVRVDYPSEPAIFNDALILTKSKNQWHHLWNEKKAYFAAKLDEKYKWFQYPTILFPPTGTKSAVMSSDGFIPLSKEQRRKEKVLNLKLGHLPNPRTILCHISGRRHTWVALDWALRQLAQDTDYIVVVASLPRFSSSVNDRSRSKIRGGSSQYRSLSVGPNSGENETIHQNFIGWSSGYNRYDVESKIMDIFEYIKVILPPKLAVKITVDVVVGKTKKVMVDAVNCYTPDFCVEGTLKWERTDKLVVYKSRFLKDVLCTKFSVPVFIVPAKRLYDFEAKMEREFLPKVTDVGGITAEELKPSPLTMETLSRTKTEPSNFDSRDSLVLNYSSAEKSSVDYDTDDDSGEDSGDYSDKDDMTVSEKLSSARLIHRKNMMKELQSVESNDKLDYAQKKVGALDSIIKETLEFSEELKSITEEDFKGDEGEELNQLKRVITGSTRVLPNSKKSMLDVLDTPGPDSPDHHKRSTAPRRKPRSGQIKFAPNVNAKDGNKALGNSRGKGYLDVARPSLGSQSYSYNQIDGAGKPYNEEELRRVSTGDGTVPLRKVVSANNVARVKSNDSNSLLPIHSSGSVPGSRSSSSRRNRHSKKSSGGGGLLSFLIPSGSRSHSHSRRSSSDSDGERSSVKSPQEGKKKRSFFGW, translated from the coding sequence ATGTCTGTGCAAAATGATAACGATGACGTTTTGAAGAATGCTTATAGACATATTAAACTCTATGCTGATTTGTCCGAGGTCAACGCCAAGCATCCCAAATACAATCCTAATGATGAGAGGCAATTCCGTCCGTGTGTTTCATTCAATACGGTGCCATTAACACTGGGTAGCAGTGCATTAGATGACCCATTAGCGGATTTCCCAGGTGTTCAGATTCCACCTGAGTTCTCATTAGACGATCTTTGCAGCAATGAAGGAATTGCTCGTACTGTTGCAAATACCCATAACGATTATTATTCACCACGAGGACCGGCATCTCAGAATAAAAGGTTGACCCATAAGTCTCTGGCggaatctttcaaaaggtcggaaaatggtaaaattgttagaGTTGATTACCCCAGTGAACCTGCAATCTTTAACGATGCCTTGATATTGACAAAGTCAAAAAATCAATGGCACCATTTGTGGAACGAAAAAAAGGCATATTTTGCTGCTAAATTAGatgaaaaatacaaatGGTTTCAATATCCTACTATTCTTTTCCCTCCAACAGGTACGAAATCTGCTGTGATGAGTAGTGATGGATTTATACCATTGTCCAAGGAACAGAGACGTAAGGAGAAagttttaaatttaaaattgggACATCTACCGAACCCTAGAACTATTTTGTGTCACATTAGCGGCAGACGTCATACCTGGGTTGCATTAGATTGGGCTCTGCGGCAATTGGCTCAAGATACTGATTACATCGTTGTTGTGGCAAGTTTACCAAGATTTTCAAGCAGTGTAAATGACAGGTCAAGATCGAAGATTCGAGGTGGAAGTTCTCAATACAGATCGTTATCTGTAGGACCTAATAGTGGGGAAAATGAAACGATCCATCAAAACTTTATCGGATGGTCATCTGGTTATAATAGATATGATGTGGAAAGTAAGATTATGGATATATTTGAGTACATTAAAGTTATATTGCCACCCAAATTAGCCGTAAAGATTACCGTGGATGTAGTTGTTGGGAAGACTAAGAAAGTTATGGTAGATGCAGTCAACTGCTACACACCAGATTTCTGTGTTGAAGGTACTTTGAAATGGGAAAGAACAGATAAATTGGTTGTTTACAAATCTAGGTTTCTTAAGGATGTTCTTTGTACCAAGTTCTCCGTCCCAGTATTTATCGTGCCAGCAAAGAGATTGTACGATTTTGAAGCAAAAATggaaagagaatttttaccaaaggTTACAGACGTGGGCGGTATAACTgctgaagaattaaaacCTTCTCCTCTTACCATGGAGACTTTGAGTAGAACGAAGACTGAACCATCCAATTTTGATTCCAGAGATTCGTTAGTATTAAATTATTCTAGCGCCGAAAAGAGTAGCGTTGACTATGatactgatgatgatagtgGTGAAGACAGTGGCGATTATTCTGATAAAGATGATATGACAGtaagtgaaaaattaagTTCGGCTAGACTAATACatagaaaaaatatgatgaaGGAATTGCAGAGTGTTGAATCCAATGATAAGTTAGATTATGCCCAGAAGAAAGTGGGAGCCCTGGATAGTATCATTAAGGAAACATTGGAATTTTCTGAAGAACTAAAGAGTATCACTGAAGAGGATTTCAAAGGcgatgaaggtgaagagctaaatcaattgaagagaGTTATCACTGGAAGTACTAGAGTTTTACCCAATTCTAAAAAATCGATGCTTGACGTTCTCGATACGCCAGGCCCTGACAGCCCTGATCATCACAAGCGTTCAACTGCCCCTCGCCGAAAACCTCGTTCTGGTCAAATTAAGTTTGCCCCAAATGTAAATGCCAAGGATGGTAATAAGGCGTTGGGTAATTCTCGTGGTAAAGGCTATCTGGACGTGGCTCGTCCTTCTTTAGGCTCACAATCTTACTCCTACAATCAAATAGATGGCGCGGGAAAGCCTTATAATGAGGAAGAACTACGCAGGGTTAGTACTGGGGATGGTACGGTACCATTGCGTAAGGTTGTAAGTGCTAATAACGTGGCAAGAGTTAAATCCAatgattcaaattcattattGCCAATACATTCATCGGGATCAGTGCCAGGATCtcgttcttcttcatcacgTCGTAATCGTCATTCCAAGAAAAGCAGCGGTGGTGGTGGgttattatcatttttaatcCCTAGCGGCTCAAGAAGCCATTCTCACAGTAGACGCAGCAGTAGCGACAGTGACGGTGAACGTAGTAGCGTGAAAAGTCCTCAAGAGggcaagaagaagaggtCGTTTTTCGGGTGGTAA
- the HSP10 gene encoding Hsp10p (highly similar to uniprot|P38910 Saccharomyces cerevisiae YOR020C HSP10 Mitochondrial matrix co-chaperonin that inhibits the ATPase activity of Hsp60p) — MSTLLRSAKSIAPLLDRVLVQRIKAQPKTASGLYLPEKNVEKLNQAKVLAVGPGFTDNNGNKVTPQVQAGDQVLIPQFGGSTIKLQSDEEVLLFRDTEILAKINE, encoded by the coding sequence ATGTCTACTCTTCTAAGATCCGCCAAGTCCATTGCCCCCCTATTGGACCGTGTTCTTGTTCAAAGAATCAAGGCCCAACCAAAGACTGCATCAGGTCTTTACTTGCCCGAGAAGAACGTGGAAAAGTTGAACCAAGCTAAGGTTCTTGCCGTAGGTCCTGGTTTTACCGATAACAATGGTAACAAAGTTACCCCTCAGGTGCAAGCTGGTGATCAAGTGTTGATCCCACAATTCGGTGGATCCACCATCAAATTGCAAAGCGACGAAGAGGTTTTGTTGTTCAGAGACACCGAAATTTTGGCTAAAATTAACGAGTAG
- a CDS encoding glycerol-3-phosphate dehydrogenase family protein (highly similar to uniprot|Q00055 Saccharomyces cerevisiae YDL022W GPD1 NAD-dependent glycerol-3-phosphate dehydrogenase key enzyme of glycerol synthesis essential for growth under osmotic stress expression regulated by high-osmolarity glycerol response pathway homolog of Gpd2p) produces the protein MAATDRLNQTSDILSHSMKKTDSSMSIVTAENPYKVAVVGSGNWGTTIAKVVAENTKEKPELFQGRVDMWVFEEQIDGTPLTQIINTKHQNVKYLPNIDLPENLVANPDLISTTKDADVIVFNVPHQFLGRIVSQMKGQIKPDARAISCLKGFEVGPKGVQLLSDYVTQELGIQCGALSGANLAPEVAKEHWSETTVAYQVPDDFKGEGKDIDHRVLKQLFHRPYFHVNVIDDVAGISIAGALKNVVALGCGFVTGLGWGNNAAAAIQRVGLGEIIKFGRMFFPESKVETYYQESAGVADLITTCSGGRNVRVATEMAKTGKSGEQVEKDILNGQSAQGLITAKEVHQWLESSGHTEEYPLFEAVYQITYENVPMKELPSMIEELDIVE, from the coding sequence atggcCGCCACTGACAGATTAAACCAAACCTCCGATATCCTATCTCATTCTATGAAGAAGACTGATTCCTCAATGTCAATTGTTACCGCTGAGAATCCTTACAAGGTCGCTGTTGTCGGTTCTGGTAACTGGGGTACCACTATCGCTAAGGTTGTTGCCGAAAACACCAAAGAAAAGCCAGAGTTGTTCCAAGGACGTGTGGACATGTGGGTTTTCGAAGAACAAATCGATGGTACTCCATTGActcaaatcatcaacaccAAACACCAAAACGTCAAATACCTTCCAAACATCGATCTTCCGGAGAATTTGGTCGCTAACCCAGATTTGATCTCTACTACCAAGGACGCTGATGTCATCGTTTTCAACGTTCCTCACCAATTTTTGGGCCGTATCGTTTCTCAAATGAAGGGTCAAATCAAACCAGATGCTCGTGCCATCTCCTGTCTAAAGGGTTTCGAAGTTGGTCCAAAGGGTGTCCAACTACTTTCTGACTACGTCACTCAAGAATTAGGTATCCAATGTGGTGCCCTATCTGGTGCTAACTTGGCTCCAGAAGTCGCCAAGGAACACTGGTCCGAAACTACCGTCGCTTACCAAGTCCCAGATGACTTCAAGGGTGAAGGTAAAGATATCGACCACCGTGTCTTGAAACAATTGTTCCACAGACCATACTTCCACGTCAATGTGATCGACGATGTTGCTGGTATTTCTATCGCAGGTGCATTGAAGAACGTGGTTGCCTTGGGTTGCGGTTTCGTCACCGGTCTAGGCTGGGGTAACAACGCTGCCGCCGCCATCCAACGTGTTGGTTTGGGTGAAATCATCAAGTTCGGTAGAATGTTCTTCCCAGAATCCAAGGTGGAAACTTACTACCAAGAATCTGCAGGTGTTGCTGATTTGATCACTACCTGTTCCGGTGGTAGAAACGTTCGTGTCGCCACTGAAATGGCCAAGACTGGTAAGAGCGGTGAACAAGTCGAAAAGGACATCTTGAACGGTCAATCCGCTCAAGGTTTGATTACTGCTAAGGAAGTCCACCAATGGTTGGAATCCAGCGGTCACACCGAAGAATACCCATTGTTTGAAGCCGTCTACCAAATCACTTACGAAAACGTGCCCATGAAGGAGTTGCCATCCATGatcgaagaattggatatcGTAGAATAA
- the GPM3 gene encoding phosphoglycerate mutase family protein GPM3 (highly similar to uniprot|Q12326 Saccharomyces cerevisiae YOL056W GPM3 Homolog of Gpm1p phosphoglycerate mutase which converts 3-phosphoglycerate to 2-phosphoglycerate in glycolysis may be non-functional derivative of a gene duplication event) has translation MTIESNTFKLILLRHGQSELNHENIFCGWIDAGLTQKGKDQAKNAANLIIDYCQTHSIPLPQVGYISRLVRTRQTMEVILAEMNLKGSYEVVSGSNYEPKGQLKQGYTSVLETWRLNERHYGSWQGKRKPDVLKEYGEDQYMYIRRDYEGKPPHVDLNREMLQEVNDQGSSTGYDFKEPNRHLKYNIEEQIGEELPASESLKDVVQRLEPFIRNVVIPTSQKNNLDSSLIIGHGSSVRSILKILQGISDEDIKSVDIANATPLVVELDKQNFTFVRRYYLDPEKAKIDAEKVRREGFQSNP, from the coding sequence ATGACTATTGAAAGTAATACTTTTAAGTTGATCCTGTTAAGACATGGTCAAAGTGAATTAAACCATGAGAATATCTTCTGTGGATGGATAGATGCTGGACTCACACAGAAGGGTAAAGATCAGGCCAAAAATGCAGCTAATTTGATTATAGATTATTGTCAAACGCATAGCATACCATTACCACAAGTTGGCTACATATCAAGATTGGTGAGGACAAGACAAACCATGGAAGTTATTCTTGCtgaaatgaatttgaaggGCTCTTATGAAGTAGTTTCAGGATCTAATTATGAGCCCAAGGGACAATTAAAACAGGGATATACATCTGTACTAGAGACATGGAGGTTAAATGAACGTCACTATGGTTCTTGGCAAGGTAAGAGGAAACCTGACGTTTTAAAAGAATACGGTGAAGATCAATACATGTACATCAGAAGAGATTATGAAGGTAAACCACCACATGTTGATCTTAATCGTGAGATGTTGCAAGAAGTTAATGACCAGGGATCTTCGACTGGTTATGATTTCAAGGAACCAAATAGACATTTAAAGTACAACATTGAAGAACAGattggtgaagaattacCTGCAAGTGAATCTCTGAAAGACGTGGTGCAAAGATTGGAGCCATTCATACGTAATGTTGTGATTCCCACATctcaaaagaacaatttggaTTCCAGTTTAATTATTGGACACGGTAGCTCTGTGAGGTCCATTTTAAAGATCCTCCAGGGGATCTCCGACGAAGACATTAAGAGTGTAGACATTGCCAATGCGACACCATTGGTCGTGGAATTGGATAAGCAGAATTTCACATTTGTGAGAAGATACTACCTGGATCCTGAGAAGGCAAAGATTGATGCTGAAAAGGTACGTAGAGAAGGGTTCCAATCTAATCCGTAA